One genomic region from Terriglobales bacterium encodes:
- a CDS encoding tetratricopeptide repeat protein yields MTRLFALVILGLLASTAAAAQPAPALEARTPAELRIAAAERALAAKPTNYEAYNDLALGLARRARETSDTTFYVKAEAALGKSLELQPDNFEALKLQVWLLLGRHEFAQALEKAKALNRRAPDDVQVYGFLADASAELGRYQEAIDAAQWMLNLRPGNVPGLTRAAYLRELTGDIEGALELMEMALQSTPPNETEDLAWLHTQMAHLELMRGDAGAAEARLNEALSFFPDYHYALAGLARVRAAQGKHAEAAELLRRRYEAAPHAENLYDLAEALERAGRLAEARRMFAEFETKALQESEKWDNANRELIFYYADHARKPAEALRVARLESSRRQDVHTLDACAWALHRNGRHREARRQIEEALKVGIRDLRIFQHAASIASAAGDRSAAVRYRREAMELSPNRELARAGH; encoded by the coding sequence ATGACACGGCTCTTCGCTCTGGTGATACTCGGCCTGCTGGCTTCCACTGCCGCAGCGGCGCAGCCAGCCCCCGCCCTCGAGGCGCGCACGCCTGCGGAACTGCGCATTGCGGCTGCGGAACGCGCCCTGGCCGCGAAACCCACGAACTACGAGGCCTACAACGACCTGGCCCTGGGGCTGGCGCGGCGCGCGCGCGAAACTTCCGACACGACGTTCTACGTCAAAGCTGAGGCGGCGCTGGGCAAGTCGCTGGAGCTGCAGCCGGACAACTTCGAGGCGCTGAAGCTTCAGGTCTGGCTGCTGCTCGGGCGGCATGAGTTCGCGCAGGCGCTGGAGAAGGCGAAGGCGCTGAACCGGCGCGCGCCGGACGACGTGCAGGTCTACGGCTTCCTGGCGGACGCCAGCGCCGAGCTGGGCAGGTACCAGGAAGCCATTGACGCTGCGCAATGGATGCTGAACCTGCGTCCGGGGAACGTCCCCGGCCTGACCCGCGCCGCCTACCTGCGCGAGCTGACCGGCGACATCGAGGGCGCGCTTGAGCTGATGGAGATGGCGCTACAGAGCACGCCGCCGAATGAGACGGAAGACCTGGCGTGGCTCCACACGCAGATGGCACATCTCGAACTCATGCGCGGAGACGCGGGCGCCGCCGAAGCCCGCCTCAACGAGGCCCTGAGCTTCTTCCCCGATTACCACTACGCGCTGGCAGGGCTGGCGCGCGTGCGCGCAGCCCAGGGAAAGCATGCCGAGGCAGCCGAGTTGCTGCGCCGCCGGTATGAAGCCGCGCCGCACGCGGAAAATCTCTACGACCTGGCCGAAGCGCTCGAGCGCGCGGGGCGTCTCGCCGAAGCCCGCCGCATGTTCGCCGAGTTCGAGACCAAGGCCCTGCAGGAAAGCGAGAAATGGGACAACGCCAACCGCGAGCTCATCTTCTATTACGCCGACCATGCGCGGAAGCCGGCCGAGGCGTTGCGGGTAGCCAGGCTCGAATCTTCGCGGCGGCAGGACGTCCACACGCTCGATGCCTGCGCCTGGGCGCTCCATCGCAATGGCCGGCATCGGGAGGCACGCCGCCAGATCGAGGAAGCGCTCAAGGTGGGCATCCGCGACTTGCGCATCTTCCAGCATGCCGCGAGCATCGCAAGCGCGGCCGGGGATCGATCTGCGGCGGTGAGGTATCGTCGGGAGGCAATGGAGCTGAGTCCGAACCGGGAGCTCGCCAGGGCCGGGCACTAG
- a CDS encoding LemA family protein, giving the protein MTLLVVFGMSVVVLLVMVAAVYNRLVKLSVRTDSAWADIDVQLKRRHDLIPNLVSVVKGYATHESATFENVTRMRAQAMEATGPAQRAVAEGQLTAALRGLFAVAEGYPQLRASENFLSLQNTLSEVEDALQNARRYYNAVVRDLNTAVQSFPTNLVAAVFSFPTRAFFEVATTAERQPAEVRFQG; this is encoded by the coding sequence ATGACGCTGCTGGTCGTGTTCGGCATGTCGGTGGTGGTGCTGCTGGTGATGGTGGCGGCCGTGTACAACCGGCTGGTCAAGCTCAGCGTGCGCACCGATTCCGCCTGGGCCGATATCGACGTGCAGCTCAAGCGCCGCCACGACCTGATTCCCAACCTGGTTTCGGTGGTGAAGGGATATGCGACGCACGAGTCGGCCACCTTCGAAAACGTCACCCGCATGCGCGCGCAAGCCATGGAGGCCACGGGGCCGGCACAGCGCGCGGTGGCCGAGGGCCAGCTCACCGCCGCCTTGCGCGGACTGTTCGCGGTCGCCGAAGGCTACCCGCAACTGCGCGCCTCAGAGAACTTCCTGTCGCTGCAGAACACGCTCAGTGAAGTGGAGGACGCCCTGCAGAACGCGCGCCGCTACTACAACGCCGTGGTCCGCGACCTGAATACCGCGGTGCAGAGCTTCCCCACCAACCTGGTGGCCGCCGTGTTCAGCTTCCCGACACGGGCCTTTTTCGAAGTCGCGACCACCGCCGAACGCCAGCCCGCGGAGGTCAGATTCCAGGGCTGA
- a CDS encoding mechanosensitive ion channel family protein — MLPLSYRELLPALISLGGLLLLLWLLLWLAVRGVRRWAQAMGREDLANREAIGQWEKQLNKVLRRTIAAVAMVATAMLLLRGFGLHGLKRLGWEEVEGWATGPGLRILMIAVGAYALNRVLRLSIEHLSSLMVPAEGTRIAIVEREKRAQTLSRTLGKLVTALLFGIAGLMMLRELRVDIMPILTGAGIVGLAVGFGAQHLVRDVISGFFIILENQIRVGDIVNINGKGGLVEAIRLRTTVIRSFDGTVHIFPNGAITEVSNLTKDYSFAVLDLGVAYKENVDRVMEVLREIGNQLETDAEWREKILEPLEIAGVDRFADSAVIIKMRIKTLPQEQFNVGRELRRRIKNRFDALGIEIPYPHVSVYFGEASRPFAVDMADRMRAFEPQERPASKSAERTD; from the coding sequence ATGCTCCCGCTCTCCTATCGCGAGCTGCTTCCAGCGCTCATCTCGCTCGGCGGCCTGTTGCTGCTGCTTTGGCTGCTGCTGTGGCTGGCCGTGCGCGGCGTGCGGCGCTGGGCCCAGGCCATGGGCAGGGAAGACCTGGCCAACCGGGAAGCGATCGGGCAGTGGGAGAAACAGCTCAACAAGGTACTGCGAAGGACCATCGCGGCCGTCGCCATGGTGGCTACGGCCATGCTCCTGCTGCGGGGATTCGGCCTGCACGGCCTGAAACGCCTGGGCTGGGAAGAGGTGGAGGGCTGGGCGACCGGTCCTGGGCTGCGCATCCTGATGATCGCGGTCGGCGCCTACGCGTTGAACCGCGTGTTGCGCCTTTCGATCGAACACTTGTCCAGCCTCATGGTTCCGGCGGAGGGAACACGAATCGCGATCGTGGAGCGGGAGAAGCGGGCGCAAACCCTGAGCCGTACCTTGGGCAAACTGGTTACGGCGCTGTTGTTCGGCATTGCTGGCCTCATGATGCTGCGTGAACTGCGCGTAGACATCATGCCCATCCTCACCGGCGCGGGCATCGTGGGTCTGGCTGTGGGCTTCGGAGCGCAGCACCTGGTGCGCGATGTCATTTCCGGGTTCTTCATCATCCTGGAAAACCAGATCCGCGTCGGCGACATTGTGAACATCAACGGCAAGGGCGGGCTGGTGGAAGCCATCCGCCTGCGCACCACCGTGATCCGCAGCTTCGACGGCACCGTGCACATCTTTCCCAACGGCGCCATCACCGAGGTCTCCAACCTTACCAAGGACTATTCCTTCGCCGTGCTCGACCTGGGCGTGGCCTACAAGGAGAACGTGGACCGCGTGATGGAGGTGTTGCGGGAGATTGGCAACCAGTTGGAAACCGACGCAGAGTGGCGGGAGAAGATCCTCGAGCCGCTGGAGATCGCCGGCGTGGATCGCTTCGCCGATTCCGCCGTGATCATCAAGATGCGCATCAAGACGCTGCCGCAGGAGCAGTTCAACGTGGGCCGCGAGCTGCGCCGGCGCATCAAGAACCGCTTCGACGCGCTGGGCATCGAGATCCCGTATCCGCACGTCTCAGTCTATTTCGGTGAAGCCAGCCGCCCTTTCGCCGTGGATATGGCGGACCGCATGCGCGCCTTCGAGCCGCAGGAACGTCCAGCGAGCAAGAGTGCAGAGCGCACCGACTAG
- a CDS encoding ATP-binding protein yields the protein MTEPMPTCEFDAGKLLVRLNVTFSAEMSAIDGVTEGVMAVAREMECAKGKEFEVETALREALANAIVHGAGGDPAKQIQCCVACDEARGMLLVVRDPGEGFDPASIPSPVVGQNVYRSHGRGIYLINQLMDKVEFAANGTEIRMVKR from the coding sequence ATGACCGAGCCGATGCCCACGTGCGAGTTCGATGCCGGCAAGTTGCTGGTGCGCCTGAATGTGACCTTCTCGGCGGAGATGAGCGCCATCGACGGCGTCACCGAGGGCGTGATGGCCGTGGCGCGGGAGATGGAATGCGCCAAGGGCAAGGAATTCGAGGTGGAGACTGCCCTGCGTGAAGCACTGGCCAACGCCATCGTGCACGGCGCCGGCGGCGATCCCGCAAAGCAGATCCAGTGCTGCGTCGCCTGCGACGAAGCCCGCGGCATGCTCCTCGTGGTGCGCGACCCGGGCGAAGGCTTCGACCCGGCCTCCATCCCCAGCCCCGTCGTCGGCCAGAACGTCTACCGCAGCCACGGCCGCGGCATCTACCTCATCAACCAGCTCATGGACAAAGTCGAATTCGCCGCCAACGGGACCGAGATCCGCATGGTCAAACGCTGA
- a CDS encoding DUF885 domain-containing protein codes for MRSFCVLILAVCLLPLSAVAAPPDAKTDLEARRKALNDLIQEQWEYTLRTNPEFASILGDKRYNDKVSDLSLKAIEDDLAETKKFLARFEAIDTTGFPPQEALNKQLMVRDLRNRLEDAQWKEWEMPITQISGIHLEAPQLVHLFPFDTVKDYEDFIARMRQFPKAMDQTMEHMRAGMRDNLMPPKFLLEKVVTQAENLAGQKPEESPFAQPLSKFPKNFSEADQARLRAEFLEVIGSTVLPAYARFAKFVKEEYAPRGRTEPGMWSLPDGAERYARRAKRSTTTDLTPEEIHQIGLREVARIEGEQLAIAKKLGYPDLKSFREHVKNDRNLYAKSRQQILDLYQKYTDQMQAKLPELFGRLPKGGMKIMPVEEFREKEAPGAQYQQGTPDGSRPGLVQVNTFEPEKRQTISMESTAYHEGLPGHHLQVAIGQELPALPPFRQQAFYGAFVEGWALYSERLGKEVGFYQDPYNDFGRLEDEMLRAIRLVVDTGFHYKKWTRDQVVQFFHDHSAIDEVNVQSETDRYIVWPGQALSYKIGQLTILKLREEAKKELGPKFDIRKFHDAVLGSSALPMDVLESEIHRWIAQEKSAAGMTSAGAPR; via the coding sequence ATGCGTTCTTTCTGTGTGCTGATTCTGGCGGTTTGTCTGCTGCCGCTGAGTGCGGTGGCGGCGCCGCCTGATGCCAAGACCGACCTGGAAGCGCGGCGCAAGGCGCTCAACGACCTGATCCAGGAGCAGTGGGAATACACGCTGCGCACCAACCCGGAATTCGCTTCCATCCTGGGCGACAAGCGCTACAACGACAAGGTCAGCGACCTCTCGCTGAAGGCCATCGAAGACGACCTGGCTGAGACGAAAAAGTTCCTCGCCCGCTTCGAGGCCATCGATACCACCGGCTTCCCACCGCAGGAAGCGCTGAACAAGCAGCTCATGGTGCGCGACCTCCGCAACCGGCTGGAGGACGCCCAGTGGAAGGAATGGGAGATGCCCATCACGCAGATCTCCGGCATCCACCTGGAGGCGCCGCAACTGGTGCACTTGTTCCCTTTTGACACGGTGAAGGACTACGAGGACTTCATCGCGCGCATGCGGCAATTTCCCAAGGCCATGGACCAGACCATGGAGCACATGCGGGCCGGCATGCGGGACAACCTGATGCCGCCGAAGTTCCTGTTGGAAAAAGTGGTGACGCAGGCGGAGAACCTGGCCGGCCAGAAGCCGGAGGAAAGTCCCTTCGCGCAGCCGCTCTCAAAGTTCCCCAAGAACTTTTCCGAAGCCGACCAGGCCCGCCTGCGCGCCGAGTTCCTGGAGGTGATCGGTAGCACGGTGCTTCCGGCCTACGCGCGATTCGCCAAGTTCGTGAAGGAGGAGTACGCGCCGCGCGGCCGCACCGAGCCGGGCATGTGGTCGCTGCCGGACGGAGCCGAGCGCTACGCCCGGCGTGCGAAACGCAGCACGACGACCGATCTGACGCCGGAAGAGATCCACCAGATCGGCCTGCGCGAAGTGGCCCGCATCGAGGGTGAACAGCTCGCTATCGCCAAGAAGCTCGGCTATCCGGACCTGAAGAGCTTCCGCGAGCACGTGAAGAACGACCGCAACCTGTACGCCAAGTCGCGCCAGCAGATCCTCGACCTCTACCAGAAGTACACCGACCAGATGCAGGCCAAGCTGCCGGAACTCTTCGGGCGGCTGCCCAAGGGCGGGATGAAGATCATGCCGGTGGAGGAGTTCCGCGAGAAGGAAGCGCCAGGCGCCCAGTACCAGCAGGGCACGCCCGACGGCTCACGTCCCGGCCTGGTGCAGGTGAACACCTTTGAACCGGAGAAGCGCCAGACCATCAGCATGGAGTCTACGGCCTACCACGAGGGTCTGCCGGGCCACCATCTGCAAGTCGCCATCGGGCAGGAGCTGCCGGCGCTGCCGCCCTTCCGCCAGCAGGCCTTCTACGGTGCGTTCGTCGAGGGCTGGGCGCTGTACTCGGAACGTTTGGGCAAGGAGGTGGGCTTCTACCAGGACCCCTACAACGACTTCGGCCGCCTGGAGGACGAGATGCTCCGCGCCATCCGCCTGGTGGTGGACACCGGCTTCCACTACAAGAAGTGGACGCGCGACCAGGTGGTGCAGTTCTTCCACGACCACTCCGCCATCGACGAAGTGAACGTGCAGAGCGAGACCGACCGCTACATCGTGTGGCCGGGCCAGGCGCTCAGCTACAAGATCGGGCAACTGACCATCCTGAAGCTGCGCGAAGAGGCCAAGAAAGAGCTGGGCCCGAAGTTCGACATCCGCAAGTTCCACGACGCGGTGCTGGGCTCGAGCGCGCTGCCCATGGATGTACTGGAGTCGGAAATCCACCGCTGGATCGCGCAGGAGAAATCGGCGGCGGGGATGACCTCGGCCGGCGCGCCCAGGTAA
- a CDS encoding MBL fold metallo-hydrolase yields the protein MRLLACLRLLALFAVLTMQAAAQTEPLRPEWCRQLPRAQYATLERVKSADDWFEVYRVRPGVFAIYEPRQFEEVISYLIVGSKRALLFDTGLGVGRISEVARKLTRLPVTVLNSHTHFDHTGGNAEFRNILGMDTDYTRRSAEGGLDPFARDLLAPERLCGNLPQGVKGPVPTRAFHITRFIRDGERIDLGDRVVEVVATPGHTPDSLCLLDRKNRLLFTGDTFYLGPIYLFTEETDFEAYAKSVERLAELVPALDAVLTAHNVPVAKPGQLTQLAEAVSNVRSGQAQAKTTEGRREYDFGDFSLLLGPDSGQSK from the coding sequence ATGAGGCTTTTAGCTTGTCTCCGCCTGCTCGCTTTGTTCGCCGTGTTGACGATGCAGGCGGCCGCCCAGACCGAACCCCTGCGCCCGGAATGGTGCCGGCAGCTGCCGCGCGCGCAGTACGCGACGCTGGAACGCGTGAAGTCGGCCGATGACTGGTTCGAGGTCTATCGCGTTCGCCCGGGCGTCTTTGCCATCTATGAACCCAGGCAGTTCGAAGAGGTCATCTCGTATCTCATCGTGGGCTCGAAGCGCGCGCTGCTGTTCGACACCGGGCTGGGCGTGGGCCGCATCTCCGAGGTCGCGCGCAAGCTGACCCGGCTGCCGGTCACGGTCCTCAACTCGCACACTCACTTCGACCATACCGGCGGGAACGCCGAGTTCCGGAACATCCTGGGGATGGACACCGACTATACGCGCCGCAGCGCGGAAGGAGGGTTGGATCCGTTTGCTCGCGACCTGCTTGCGCCCGAGCGCCTGTGCGGCAACCTGCCCCAGGGAGTCAAGGGTCCGGTGCCGACGCGGGCCTTCCACATCACTCGCTTCATACGCGACGGGGAGAGAATCGACTTGGGCGACCGTGTGGTCGAGGTGGTGGCAACACCCGGCCACACGCCGGACTCGCTCTGCCTGCTCGACCGCAAGAACCGCCTGCTGTTCACCGGCGACACGTTCTACCTGGGGCCCATCTACCTGTTCACGGAAGAGACCGATTTCGAAGCCTATGCGAAATCGGTGGAGCGGCTGGCGGAGCTTGTGCCTGCGCTTGACGCCGTGCTCACCGCACACAACGTCCCGGTAGCGAAGCCAGGACAGCTCACACAGCTGGCGGAGGCGGTGAGCAACGTCCGGTCCGGGCAGGCGCAGGCGAAGACGACGGAGGGAAGGCGCGAATACGACTTCGGCGACTTCTCGCTGTTGCTGGGCCCGGATTCAGGCCAAAGCAAGTAG
- a CDS encoding cold-shock protein, whose translation MEQGTVKWFNDAKGYGFISRQSGEDVFVHFSAIQANGFRSLQEGQAVQFNVVKGPKGWQAENVQPL comes from the coding sequence ATGGAACAAGGAACAGTGAAGTGGTTCAACGACGCGAAAGGCTATGGCTTCATCAGCCGGCAGAGTGGCGAGGACGTCTTCGTGCACTTTTCGGCCATCCAGGCGAACGGTTTCCGCAGCCTGCAGGAAGGCCAGGCCGTGCAGTTCAACGTCGTGAAGGGACCGAAGGGCTGGCAGGCAGAGAACGTGCAACCTCTCTAA
- a CDS encoding DinB family protein, translating into MRDQATQALRQHLYDLLRGGHAHLPFDEAIARFPARLRGVKAKGAPHTAWQLLEHLRIAQWDILEFSRNRKHVSPKFPEGYWPATAAPPSGAAWNRSVAAFRRDLKAMQALVRNPRTDLFARIPWGDGQTLLREALLVADHNAYHLGQLVLLRRLLGTWTEG; encoded by the coding sequence ATGCGAGATCAAGCCACCCAGGCCTTGCGCCAACACCTTTACGATCTGCTGCGCGGCGGGCACGCGCATCTGCCATTTGACGAAGCTATTGCCCGTTTCCCCGCCCGCCTGCGGGGCGTGAAGGCGAAGGGCGCGCCACACACGGCCTGGCAACTGCTCGAACACCTCCGCATCGCGCAGTGGGACATCCTGGAGTTCAGCCGCAACCGCAAGCACGTCTCGCCCAAGTTTCCCGAAGGATACTGGCCCGCCACGGCCGCGCCGCCCAGTGGCGCCGCTTGGAACCGCTCCGTGGCCGCGTTCCGCAGAGACCTCAAAGCCATGCAAGCGCTGGTGCGCAACCCCAGGACCGATCTGTTCGCCCGCATCCCCTGGGGCGATGGCCAGACCCTCCTGAGGGAGGCGCTGTTGGTGGCGGACCACAACGCCTATCATCTGGGACAGTTGGTACTGCTGCGGCGCTTGTTGGGAACGTGGACCGAAGGCTGA